AGTCCAGCCGTTGCCAGGCGGCCGGTTCAGGCTGACCGTGGCCACGCCGCCGGCGACCTCGACCTCGACCGTGCCGTCCTCGGCCCACGGCGACCGGCTCGGGAACGGGGCCTCCGGCGGCGCCTGCCCGGCGGTCACAGGTTGAGGAGCGCGGCGGAGTTGTCCCGCAGGATCCGCCGGCGGGTCGCGGTGTCGAGGCCCTCGATCTCCTTCTCGAACTGCAGCGGTTCGGCGAGGCCCTCGGCGTGCGGCCAGTCCGAGCCGAACAGGACGTGGTCGGCACCGATCAGGTCGATCAGATCGCCGATGTCGTCCTCGTAGTAGGGGGCCACCCACACATGCCGCCGGAAGGTCTCCACCGGGTCACCCGAGAAGCCCTCCGGTGACTGGTTCGCGTACTTCTTCATCAGGCGCAGCAGCGGCCTGACCCAGGCGGCGCCGTTCTCGATGCTGACCGCCCGCAGTTTCGGGTGGCGGGCGAACACGCCGTCGACCACGAGGCTGGCCATCGTGTCCTGGATGGCCCGGTCACCAACGACGATCTTGGCGAGGACGTTCGTCCTCCCGAACGCCTCCAGCTTCGCCGAGCCGCCCCACATCGCCGACATCCGGTGGTAGCCGCTGTCGCCCAGGTGGAACGCGACCGGCACGCCGGCCTCGGCGAGCCGGGCCCACACCGGGTCGTGCGAGGGATGGCCCAGCGACCGCCCGCCGGCCCCCATACCCGGTGCGGGTACCGGCGCGGGCCGGACGTGCACGATCCGCGCGCCGAGCGCGAGCACCCGCTCCACCTCGGTGACGGCGGCGTCCGGGTCGGCCAGCGAGATCAACGGGACCGCGAACAGCCGGTTCTGGTAGGCGTAACCCCAGTCGTCCTCCAGCCATCGGTTGAACGCGTGCAGCGACGCCATCGTCGCCGGGACGTCCTCGCGCAGCGCCTCCTCCACCCCGACGCCCAGGGTCGGGTAGAGCACCGCGGCGGCGAGACCCTGCTCGTCGAGCCGGCTGACCCGCGCGTCCCGGTCGCGGTACTCGGGAGCCAGCGGTTCGAGCTCCATCAGGGTCGCCCGGCTCACCCCCTCGGGCATGACACCGCGGAAGTAGAGGTCCAGGCAGCCGGGCTTGGTGACCGGATTGAACGTGGGGTTCGGGATGAACTGGCTCACCCGCCCACCGAGCACCATCACGACCCGCCTGCCCTTCTGCAGCATCTGCACGCCGCGCTGGGTGAACGCCGGGTCGAGATGGCGGGTGAACGCGTCGAGCGGCTCGTAGTAGTGGTTGTCGGCGTCGATG
This portion of the Parafrankia irregularis genome encodes:
- a CDS encoding amidohydrolase family protein is translated as MTDLRPIDADNHYYEPLDAFTRHLDPAFTQRGVQMLQKGRRVVMVLGGRVSQFIPNPTFNPVTKPGCLDLYFRGVMPEGVSRATLMELEPLAPEYRDRDARVSRLDEQGLAAAVLYPTLGVGVEEALREDVPATMASLHAFNRWLEDDWGYAYQNRLFAVPLISLADPDAAVTEVERVLALGARIVHVRPAPVPAPGMGAGGRSLGHPSHDPVWARLAEAGVPVAFHLGDSGYHRMSAMWGGSAKLEAFGRTNVLAKIVVGDRAIQDTMASLVVDGVFARHPKLRAVSIENGAAWVRPLLRLMKKYANQSPEGFSGDPVETFRRHVWVAPYYEDDIGDLIDLIGADHVLFGSDWPHAEGLAEPLQFEKEIEGLDTATRRRILRDNSAALLNL